A window of the Paraburkholderia sp. ZP32-5 genome harbors these coding sequences:
- a CDS encoding chromate transporter — MSRTLITLFSVFAPLSIVTVGGGQGIIAEVQRQVVDVHHWMTHAQFLSDFAIARLAPGPGSLLATLIGYQVGGILGALVATIALFGPTAFLMYAVVLVWNRHEGARWLNALQAGLRPVAAGLILAAVYVLMQALEGGWIAWLTAAIATVLVMTTRINALVLIAGGAVVFVLVHFVGLL, encoded by the coding sequence GTGTCCAGAACGCTCATCACACTGTTTTCGGTTTTCGCGCCGCTGTCGATCGTGACTGTCGGTGGCGGCCAGGGGATCATCGCCGAGGTGCAGCGGCAGGTTGTCGACGTGCATCACTGGATGACGCATGCACAGTTCCTCAGCGACTTCGCGATTGCGCGGCTCGCGCCCGGTCCCGGTTCGTTGCTCGCAACGTTGATCGGCTATCAGGTGGGCGGCATCCTCGGCGCGCTTGTCGCGACGATCGCGCTGTTCGGGCCGACTGCATTTCTGATGTACGCGGTCGTGCTCGTATGGAACCGGCACGAGGGCGCGCGTTGGCTGAACGCGCTGCAGGCCGGTTTGCGACCGGTTGCCGCGGGCCTGATTCTCGCGGCCGTGTATGTGCTGATGCAAGCACTCGAAGGCGGCTGGATTGCATGGCTCACCGCGGCGATCGCGACCGTACTCGTGATGACGACGCGCATCAATGCACTCGTGCTGATCGCGGGCGGCGCGGTGGTGTTCGTGCTGGTGCATTTTGTGGGGTTGCTGTAG
- a CDS encoding 2Fe-2S iron-sulfur cluster-binding protein, giving the protein MRIIAKGGAVFVFDCWTGRRATRMLGDARRPHGCTQGLCGTCRTRVLAGEPDHRDSVLSASERAEAMTVCV; this is encoded by the coding sequence TTGCGAATTATCGCGAAGGGAGGCGCCGTTTTTGTTTTCGATTGTTGGACTGGACGTCGTGCAACACGGATGCTAGGGGACGCACGACGCCCGCATGGCTGCACGCAAGGGCTGTGCGGCACATGCAGGACGCGCGTGCTGGCCGGTGAGCCAGATCATCGCGATTCGGTGCTCAGCGCGAGCGAGCGCGCCGAAGCGATGACCGTCTGCGTCTAA
- a CDS encoding ferredoxin reductase family protein — protein MQSQDLARKAIWSAIYLLFILAPLFALLTGTLPPARSFGTEFSVALGYSGLAMMGLQFGLTARFRHVTEPWGEDVIYHFHRRVSLLAVGLVVVHPLILFAIGSDKLAMPDSLLEVPWGAWFAFLSIGAVIVLVVTALWRQQLKIPYELWHLSHIVLALTAIFGGVLHMIGWGFYLTDPFKRTLWICMTIFWIALLLYVRLFKPLFMLRRPYRVIEVRAERGDTTTLVMDPDGHAGFRFKPGQFGWLNVWGSPFRITGHPFSFSSSAEAANGRVEMTIRNLGDFTSKVKTIAAGQRIYLDGPYGAFTIGHPTDMHVLIAGGIGITPMMSMIRTLADRGDQRPLVLMYGGKNWDSLTFREELETLSTRLDLRIVYVLNDPPKGWSGETGRIDAAMFRRHLPPEYADHEYFICGPDPMMDAIETALGEMQVPRVRYHSERYSFV, from the coding sequence ATGCAGTCTCAGGATCTTGCACGCAAGGCCATCTGGTCCGCGATCTATCTGCTGTTTATTCTCGCGCCGCTGTTCGCGCTGCTGACCGGCACACTGCCGCCCGCGCGCAGCTTCGGCACCGAGTTCTCGGTTGCGCTCGGTTACTCCGGCCTCGCGATGATGGGCCTGCAATTCGGCCTCACCGCGCGTTTTCGTCACGTGACGGAGCCGTGGGGCGAGGACGTCATCTATCACTTCCATCGGCGCGTTTCATTGCTCGCGGTCGGACTCGTCGTCGTTCACCCGCTGATTCTGTTCGCAATCGGCTCCGACAAGCTCGCGATGCCGGATTCGCTGCTCGAGGTTCCGTGGGGGGCGTGGTTCGCGTTCCTGTCGATCGGCGCGGTGATCGTACTGGTGGTGACCGCGCTATGGCGCCAGCAACTGAAGATCCCCTACGAACTCTGGCATCTGTCGCATATCGTGCTGGCGCTGACCGCGATCTTCGGCGGTGTGCTGCATATGATCGGCTGGGGCTTCTATCTGACCGATCCGTTCAAGCGCACGCTATGGATCTGCATGACGATCTTCTGGATCGCACTGCTGCTCTACGTGCGGCTATTCAAGCCGCTCTTTATGCTGCGGCGGCCGTACCGCGTCATCGAAGTGCGCGCGGAGCGCGGCGACACCACGACGCTCGTAATGGATCCCGACGGCCATGCGGGGTTTCGCTTCAAACCGGGGCAATTCGGCTGGCTCAATGTGTGGGGCAGTCCGTTCCGGATCACTGGGCATCCGTTCTCGTTCTCGTCGAGTGCGGAAGCCGCGAATGGCCGCGTCGAAATGACGATTCGCAATCTCGGCGATTTCACCAGCAAAGTGAAAACGATCGCGGCGGGCCAGCGCATTTATCTCGATGGGCCTTACGGCGCTTTTACGATTGGTCATCCGACTGACATGCATGTACTGATCGCGGGCGGTATCGGCATCACGCCGATGATGAGCATGATCCGCACGCTCGCCGATCGTGGCGATCAGCGTCCGCTCGTGCTGATGTACGGCGGCAAGAACTGGGACTCGCTGACCTTCCGCGAGGAACTCGAAACGCTGAGCACGCGGCTCGATCTACGCATCGTTTATGTACTGAACGACCCGCCCAAAGGCTGGAGCGGAGAAACCGGGCGCATCGACGCCGCGATGTTCCGGCGTCATCTGCCGCCCGAGTACGCGGATCACGAGTACTTCATCTGCGGACCGGACCCGATGATGGATGCGATCGAAACGGCGCTCGGCGAAATGCAGGTGCCGCGAGTCCGCTACCATTCCGAGCGCTATAGCTTCGTCTAG
- a CDS encoding chromate transporter: MSEATPADEVGNPLPIRGDSVQYGKPPPGEITAFALFLIFTRIGLTSFGGGLSGWFMREFVHDRHWMSEDEFLDGLALSQALPGVNVKNLAIWIGYRLLGWRGAFAGFCGIIFPPAVVIILLGVFFSAIASFSLTHIALAGAAAGAIGLSLSMAITAARRLPPGVFPYLVLIATFAAAALFRVSLVWTVLIAGALSIGYEYIRLPRES; the protein is encoded by the coding sequence ATGAGCGAAGCCACCCCCGCGGACGAAGTCGGCAACCCGCTGCCGATACGCGGCGACAGCGTGCAATACGGTAAGCCGCCACCCGGCGAGATCACAGCGTTCGCGCTATTCCTGATCTTTACGCGCATCGGTCTGACGAGTTTCGGCGGCGGGCTCAGCGGCTGGTTCATGCGCGAATTCGTGCATGACCGGCACTGGATGAGCGAGGACGAATTTCTCGACGGCCTCGCGTTGTCGCAGGCGCTGCCGGGCGTGAACGTGAAGAATCTGGCGATCTGGATCGGCTACCGGCTGCTCGGTTGGCGCGGCGCGTTTGCCGGCTTCTGCGGGATCATTTTTCCGCCGGCTGTCGTGATCATTCTGCTCGGCGTGTTCTTCTCGGCGATCGCTTCCTTTTCGCTGACGCATATCGCGCTCGCGGGCGCGGCGGCCGGCGCGATCGGGCTGTCGCTGTCGATGGCGATTACCGCCGCGCGCCGATTGCCGCCGGGCGTGTTTCCTTACCTCGTGCTGATCGCGACGTTTGCCGCCGCCGCGCTGTTTCGCGTATCGCTGGTTTGGACCGTGCTGATCGCCGGTGCGCTGAGCATCGGCTATGAATACATCCGCTTGCCGCGCGAATCATAG
- a CDS encoding YunG family protein, with the protein MTQQDQVPAVSNNSAKNTSAFATPVELYRAIARVWSGDTSSPTNAWSPSNPAQNHCSITSLIVNDHFGGEILTTRTTGGTHFYNLIDGRRWDLTVSQFAEPVPYDDAHSSREAALADTSPQKYELLKARLRDIG; encoded by the coding sequence ATGACCCAGCAAGATCAGGTGCCTGCCGTATCGAACAACTCCGCGAAGAACACCAGCGCCTTTGCAACTCCCGTCGAACTCTATCGCGCTATTGCGCGCGTGTGGTCCGGCGACACGTCGAGCCCTACCAACGCGTGGTCGCCGTCGAATCCGGCACAGAATCATTGCAGCATCACGTCGCTGATCGTCAACGATCACTTCGGCGGCGAGATTCTGACAACGCGCACAACGGGCGGCACGCATTTCTACAATCTGATCGACGGCCGGCGATGGGATCTGACCGTCAGCCAGTTCGCCGAACCGGTGCCCTACGACGATGCGCATTCGAGTCGTGAGGCAGCATTGGCGGACACGTCACCGCAAAAGTACGAACTGTTGAAGGCTAGGCTGCGGGATATCGGTTAG
- a CDS encoding efflux transporter outer membrane subunit: MTMKISIESLRPKGSAGGATRAADVERAGFVSLVRPPAAATIAALLALFNAGCMVGPDYHRPQVRVPATYSELPGWTQAEPNASGPKGAWWTAFNDPLIDELEPLVAVSNQTVRADYANYQEALAEVRAAHASLFPTIGVTGSTTRERAGSGSVSAAGTLVNGGAARVINSGSLEGNVSWAPDLWGQVRRTVEENAANAQSSEATFANATLSEQVALATAVIDLRTTDANIDLLQKTVDAYQHALDVVTEQDRAGTVPPSDLITARSQLNTAKSDLIALGVSRAQFAHAIAVLVGKNPEELSIAHSTAMPALPSMPVGVPSTLLERRPDIAAAERKMAAQNAAIGVAVSAYYPEISLSGAAGFTQSPLSGLLKIANYVWSLGGSATETLFDGGLRSADVDAAKAAYDATVANYRGTVLSAFQNVEDDLSGLRILAEQADVLDAAVRDADRGAEIALNEYEAGTVDYTTVATAQATQLSTRQTALNVQESRLLHAASLFGDLGGGWSADQLHDPRHPAAPTAADADAGAAVSTQGDASPAGIGAEKVQ, from the coding sequence ATGACGATGAAGATTTCCATTGAAAGTTTGAGGCCTAAAGGTAGCGCGGGTGGCGCGACGCGCGCGGCGGATGTCGAGCGCGCCGGGTTTGTGAGCCTCGTGCGGCCGCCCGCCGCCGCGACGATCGCGGCGTTGCTGGCGCTGTTCAACGCCGGCTGCATGGTCGGCCCCGACTATCACCGGCCACAGGTGCGGGTGCCCGCCACCTACTCGGAGCTGCCGGGCTGGACGCAGGCCGAGCCGAATGCAAGCGGACCGAAGGGCGCATGGTGGACGGCCTTCAACGATCCACTGATCGACGAACTCGAACCGCTCGTCGCCGTGTCGAACCAGACGGTGCGCGCGGACTACGCGAACTACCAGGAAGCACTCGCCGAAGTGCGGGCCGCGCATGCGAGCCTGTTCCCGACGATCGGCGTGACCGGCTCCACCACGCGCGAACGCGCGGGCAGCGGCTCGGTCAGCGCGGCGGGCACGCTGGTGAATGGCGGCGCGGCGCGCGTCATCAACTCGGGCTCGCTCGAAGGCAACGTTAGTTGGGCACCGGACCTGTGGGGCCAGGTGCGGCGCACGGTCGAGGAAAACGCCGCGAATGCGCAGTCGAGCGAGGCGACCTTCGCCAATGCGACGCTGTCCGAGCAGGTCGCGCTCGCGACCGCCGTCATCGACTTGCGCACGACCGATGCAAACATCGACCTGCTGCAGAAAACGGTCGACGCCTATCAGCATGCTCTCGATGTCGTCACCGAACAGGATCGCGCGGGAACCGTGCCGCCGAGCGACCTGATCACCGCGCGCAGTCAGCTCAATACCGCGAAGTCGGATCTGATTGCGCTCGGCGTGTCGCGCGCGCAGTTCGCGCATGCGATTGCGGTGCTGGTCGGCAAGAACCCTGAAGAGCTGTCGATCGCGCATAGCACCGCGATGCCGGCGCTGCCGTCGATGCCGGTAGGCGTGCCGTCGACGCTGCTCGAACGCCGCCCCGACATCGCCGCCGCCGAGCGCAAGATGGCCGCGCAGAACGCGGCGATCGGCGTGGCGGTGTCCGCGTATTACCCGGAGATTTCGCTGTCCGGCGCGGCCGGCTTTACGCAGTCGCCATTGTCCGGGCTGCTGAAGATCGCGAACTACGTGTGGTCGCTCGGCGGCAGCGCGACCGAAACGCTGTTCGACGGCGGCCTGCGCAGCGCGGATGTCGACGCGGCGAAGGCGGCTTATGATGCGACCGTCGCCAACTATCGCGGTACCGTGCTGAGCGCGTTCCAGAACGTCGAGGACGATCTGTCCGGCTTGCGCATCCTCGCCGAGCAGGCGGACGTGCTCGATGCGGCGGTGCGCGACGCCGATCGCGGCGCGGAGATCGCGCTCAACGAGTACGAGGCCGGTACTGTCGACTACACGACCGTCGCGACCGCGCAGGCCACCCAGCTCAGTACGCGGCAGACCGCGCTGAACGTGCAGGAATCGCGCTTGCTGCATGCGGCTTCGTTGTTCGGCGATCTGGGCGGTGGATGGTCGGCCGATCAGTTGCATGATCCACGTCATCCGGCGGCGCCTACCGCTGCCGATGCCGACGCCGGAGCCGCGGTGTCCACGCAAGGTGATGCGAGCCCCGCCGGCATCGGTGCGGAGAAGGTGCAGTAA